In one window of Mercurialis annua linkage group LG4, ddMerAnnu1.2, whole genome shotgun sequence DNA:
- the LOC126677314 gene encoding zinc finger CCCH domain-containing protein 45 isoform X1: protein MKRSTGKSNRVTWAPAYNLCQMRLFLSEDSPLKVGTQIQDHLQKKTSQMLHHLTSMEMNDLPPGFEGGQLNPVKEASSHIPMIEWKCSPKQVILSQNWHVAAGEESSEAEAQKVREMRVLEAVFPRRASIPPCPVISVDVEEEFYNDSFTPVIPITPIEDGAVADKPTVLSEHTQVAEALPKDLLSSPTPKCNSPPASEKPMIGLLPGISADLTTAAASAALTALVKSMEKGSLIDTGLLIKILRDPKMIEKLIHEPAPISTSSSATMLVPKQTDGNSHHIPTRLLPKLEPITRSTPGTGRKPMMLSAPMSVLQPPGSGMQPTVSRLPPQKDTKLDATMLVSKPTDGNSHHIPTGLLPKLEPMTRSTPGTGHKPMMLSAPMPVSQPPNSGVQPTVSRPPPQPATKPVPLIYLSRQESINHSVSRPAATPNMYISSTGNTMSTKPAQPAPKSYFEEKHNQLPPTLGMPKQPNGYAQANLAAINTKPVKDINYFKNLIREHGSDNTNQNIAYNGNHTLNHEFGNNLRTYKLQQPCMYLRGPNGCRNGYSCPYQHDSSFQFQTGGYMEGRYAKRMKFDMGGYN, encoded by the exons ATGAAGCGATCTACCGGGAAATCAAACAGAGTAACGTGGGCACCTGCTTATAATCTTTGTCAG ATGAGGCTATTTCTGTCTGAGGATTCTCCTTTGAAAGTCGGCACGCAAATTCAGGATCATCTGCAAAAGAAGACCTCACAGATGTTGCATCATTTGACCAGTATGGAAATGAATGACCTTCCCCCTGGCTTTGAAGGTGGTCAATTGAATCCTGTTAAAGAGGCATCATCACATATTCCTATGATTGAATGGAAGTGTTCCCCCAAA CAGGTGATTTTGAGTCAAAACTGGCATGTTGCAGCTGGTGAAGAAAGTAGCGAGGCTGAAGCTCAAAAAGTTAGGGAAATGAGAGTGCTTGAAGCTGTGTTTCCACGCCGTGCTTCTATTCCCCCTTG CCCAGTTATTTCGGTTGATGTAGAAGAGGAATTTTACAATGATAGCTTCACTCCTGTGATCCCAATCACTCCCATTGAAGATGGGGCAGTTGCAGACAAACCAACTGTTTTGTCAGAACATACCCAAGTAGCAGAAGCATTGCCTAAGGATCTTTTATCATCTCCGACTCCAAAATGTAACTCCCCTCCCGCAAGTGAAAAACCCATGATTGGATTATTACCTGGTATCAGTGCCGATCTAACAACTGCCGCAGCTTCTGCTGCATTAACCGCACTCGTGAAAAGCATGGAGAAGGGAAGCTTGATTGACACTGGTTTGCTCATTAAAATCTTAAGGGATCCAAAAATGATTGAAAAACTGATACATGAGCCAGCGCCGATTAGTACAAGCAGCAGCGCTACTATGCTTGTTCCGAAGCAAACTGATGGAAACTCACATCATATACCTACTAGGTTGCTACCCAAATTAGAACCTATAACGAGATCAACTCCCGGTACTGGTCGCAAACCTATGATGCTTTCAGCACCGATGTCTGTCTTGCAGCCCCCGGGTTCTGGTATGCAGCCAACAGTCTCAAGGCTGCCACCTCAGAAAGACACCAAACTGGATGCTACTATGCTTGTTTCGAAGCCAACTGATGGAAACTCACATCATATACCTACTGGTTTGCTACCCAAATTAGAACCTATGACGAGATCAACTCCTGGTACTGGTCACAAACCTATGATGCTTTCAGCACCGATGCCCGTCTCGCAGCCCCCAAATTCTGGTGTGCAGCCAACAGTCTCTAGGCCGCCACCTCAGCCAGCCACCAAACCGGTACCATTGATTTATTTGTCTAGACAAGAATCCATCAACCATTCTGTATCTAGGCCAGCAGCAACTCCAAATATGTATATTTCCAGTACTGGGAATACTATGTCTACGAAGCCTGCCCAACCAGCTCCAAAATCATATTTTGAAGAGAAACACAATCAATTGCCACCAACTTTAGGTATGCCTAAACAACCAAATGGTTATGCTCAAGCTAATCTAGCAGCAATAAACACCAAACCAGTAAAGGATATCAACTACTTTAAGAATTTGATTAGGGAACATGGATCTGACAACACTAATCAAAACATTGCATATAATGGTAATCACACATTAAATCATGAATTTGGAAATAATTTGAGAACCTACAAGCTTCAGCAGCCTTGCATGTATCTTAGAGGCCCAAATGGTTGCCGAAATGGCTATAGTTGCCCATATCAACATGACTCTTCATTTCAGTTTCAAACTGGTGGCTACATGGAGGGCCGTTATGCTAAGAGAATGAAATTTGACATGGGAGGTTATAACTAA
- the LOC126677314 gene encoding zinc finger CCCH domain-containing protein 6 isoform X2 → MKRSTGKSNRVTWAPAYNLCQMRLFLSEDSPLKVGTQIQDHLQKKTSQMLHHLTSMEMNDLPPGFEGGQLNPVKEASSHIPMIEWKCSPKVILSQNWHVAAGEESSEAEAQKVREMRVLEAVFPRRASIPPCPVISVDVEEEFYNDSFTPVIPITPIEDGAVADKPTVLSEHTQVAEALPKDLLSSPTPKCNSPPASEKPMIGLLPGISADLTTAAASAALTALVKSMEKGSLIDTGLLIKILRDPKMIEKLIHEPAPISTSSSATMLVPKQTDGNSHHIPTRLLPKLEPITRSTPGTGRKPMMLSAPMSVLQPPGSGMQPTVSRLPPQKDTKLDATMLVSKPTDGNSHHIPTGLLPKLEPMTRSTPGTGHKPMMLSAPMPVSQPPNSGVQPTVSRPPPQPATKPVPLIYLSRQESINHSVSRPAATPNMYISSTGNTMSTKPAQPAPKSYFEEKHNQLPPTLGMPKQPNGYAQANLAAINTKPVKDINYFKNLIREHGSDNTNQNIAYNGNHTLNHEFGNNLRTYKLQQPCMYLRGPNGCRNGYSCPYQHDSSFQFQTGGYMEGRYAKRMKFDMGGYN, encoded by the exons ATGAAGCGATCTACCGGGAAATCAAACAGAGTAACGTGGGCACCTGCTTATAATCTTTGTCAG ATGAGGCTATTTCTGTCTGAGGATTCTCCTTTGAAAGTCGGCACGCAAATTCAGGATCATCTGCAAAAGAAGACCTCACAGATGTTGCATCATTTGACCAGTATGGAAATGAATGACCTTCCCCCTGGCTTTGAAGGTGGTCAATTGAATCCTGTTAAAGAGGCATCATCACATATTCCTATGATTGAATGGAAGTGTTCCCCCAAA GTGATTTTGAGTCAAAACTGGCATGTTGCAGCTGGTGAAGAAAGTAGCGAGGCTGAAGCTCAAAAAGTTAGGGAAATGAGAGTGCTTGAAGCTGTGTTTCCACGCCGTGCTTCTATTCCCCCTTG CCCAGTTATTTCGGTTGATGTAGAAGAGGAATTTTACAATGATAGCTTCACTCCTGTGATCCCAATCACTCCCATTGAAGATGGGGCAGTTGCAGACAAACCAACTGTTTTGTCAGAACATACCCAAGTAGCAGAAGCATTGCCTAAGGATCTTTTATCATCTCCGACTCCAAAATGTAACTCCCCTCCCGCAAGTGAAAAACCCATGATTGGATTATTACCTGGTATCAGTGCCGATCTAACAACTGCCGCAGCTTCTGCTGCATTAACCGCACTCGTGAAAAGCATGGAGAAGGGAAGCTTGATTGACACTGGTTTGCTCATTAAAATCTTAAGGGATCCAAAAATGATTGAAAAACTGATACATGAGCCAGCGCCGATTAGTACAAGCAGCAGCGCTACTATGCTTGTTCCGAAGCAAACTGATGGAAACTCACATCATATACCTACTAGGTTGCTACCCAAATTAGAACCTATAACGAGATCAACTCCCGGTACTGGTCGCAAACCTATGATGCTTTCAGCACCGATGTCTGTCTTGCAGCCCCCGGGTTCTGGTATGCAGCCAACAGTCTCAAGGCTGCCACCTCAGAAAGACACCAAACTGGATGCTACTATGCTTGTTTCGAAGCCAACTGATGGAAACTCACATCATATACCTACTGGTTTGCTACCCAAATTAGAACCTATGACGAGATCAACTCCTGGTACTGGTCACAAACCTATGATGCTTTCAGCACCGATGCCCGTCTCGCAGCCCCCAAATTCTGGTGTGCAGCCAACAGTCTCTAGGCCGCCACCTCAGCCAGCCACCAAACCGGTACCATTGATTTATTTGTCTAGACAAGAATCCATCAACCATTCTGTATCTAGGCCAGCAGCAACTCCAAATATGTATATTTCCAGTACTGGGAATACTATGTCTACGAAGCCTGCCCAACCAGCTCCAAAATCATATTTTGAAGAGAAACACAATCAATTGCCACCAACTTTAGGTATGCCTAAACAACCAAATGGTTATGCTCAAGCTAATCTAGCAGCAATAAACACCAAACCAGTAAAGGATATCAACTACTTTAAGAATTTGATTAGGGAACATGGATCTGACAACACTAATCAAAACATTGCATATAATGGTAATCACACATTAAATCATGAATTTGGAAATAATTTGAGAACCTACAAGCTTCAGCAGCCTTGCATGTATCTTAGAGGCCCAAATGGTTGCCGAAATGGCTATAGTTGCCCATATCAACATGACTCTTCATTTCAGTTTCAAACTGGTGGCTACATGGAGGGCCGTTATGCTAAGAGAATGAAATTTGACATGGGAGGTTATAACTAA
- the LOC126677323 gene encoding LRR receptor-like serine/threonine-protein kinase FLS2, protein MDTKIFLFLFLLFCFSPFLLSVTESCNSVDKEALLHFKSKITSDPSKLLHSWTDSTDCCTSWKGIRCDSSGRVINVTRSGFVSDNDFFENTYMVGTLSSFLGNLSSLQFLDLGNLKELKGSIPEEFGKLSQLVYLFLDSNKLTGSIPSTIGNLVLLSRFDLHGNSFSGSLSSGIGNLRNLEYLDLSENQITGKIPGSIGELSELKLLYLNQNRLTGSIPSSISGLKSMRFCRLSENKLTGKLPSSIGQLSKIERLILENNKLTGKIPATVGHLKTLTDIFFSNNNFTGKIPSSFGNLQNLQTLDLSSNHLSRKLPPQLAKLQRLQNLYLSFNPLGLVKIPSWFLKLKLFRVMLAKTGIEGELPDWLASTSISILDLSSNGLTGKLPHWIGNMTSLSFLNLSNNGFYSAIPVEFKNLSLLMDLDLHSNELTGDINHIFSKQVQEPLGHFNTIDLSNNLFYGSIDDSIGLRPAMSSIHSLILSNNNLGGSIPNSITKLSELYTLKLVNNGLVGKIPEELGGLQKLFTILLSRNRLSGAIPEKVLNLKELKEFDVSNNRLRGRIPAHKAVIPASAFKNNPGLCGAPLLPCKHF, encoded by the exons ATGGATACCAAAATCTTCTTATTTCTATTCCTTCTCTTCTGCTTCTCACCATTTTTATTATCAGTCACCGAGTCATGCAACTCGGTTGATAAAGAAGCATTACTCCATTTCAAGAGCAAAATCACATCAGACCCGTCAAAACTGTTGCATTCTTGGACAGACTCAACTGATTGCTGCACTTCTTGGAAAGGAATCAGATGTGATTCTTCAGGCAGGGTTATTAATGTGACGCGTTCCGGTTTCGTTTCCGACAATGATTTCTTTGAAAATACTTACATGGTCGGTACTTTATCTTCATTTCTTGGAAATTTGTCTAGTCTTCAATTTCTTGACTTGGGTAATCTCAAGGAATTAAAAGGTTCAATTCCTGAAGAATTTGGAAAGTTATCACAGcttgtttatttgtttcttgATTCAAACAAGCTTACTGGTTCAATTCCTTCTACAATTGGAAACTTGGTTTTGTTATCGAGGTTTGATCTTCATGGTAATAGTTTTTCTGGTAGCCTTTCTTCAGGAATTGGCAATTTAAGAAATCTGGAGTATCTTGATCTGTCTGAAAATCAGATAACTGGGAAAATTCCAGGGTCTATAGGTGAACTTTCTGAATTAAAACTTCTATATCTTAA tcAAAACCGTCTTACAGGAAGTATTCCGTCTTCGATATCAGGGTTGAAATCGATGCGCTTCTGTCGTTTATCAGAAAACAAGCTGACAGGAAAGTTGCCATCATCAATTGGTCAACTGTCGAAGATCGAAAGATTGATTCTTGAAAATAACAAGCTGACAGGAAAAATTCCTGCGACGGTTGGTCATCTAAAAACTCTGACAGATATATTTTTCTCCAACAATAATTTTACAGGGAAAATTCCTTCAAGTTTTGGCAATTTACAGAATCTTCAAACACTCGATTTATCAAGTAACCACCTCTCCCGCAAACTTCCTCCTCAGCTAGCTAAATTACAAAGATTACAGAATTTGTATCTGTCATTTAATCCTCTAGGACTAGTTAAAATACCGAGTTGGTTTCTGAAATTGAAGCTTTTTCGGGTTATGTTAGCAAAAACCGGAATCGAAGGAGAGCTACCTGACTGGCTAGCTTCAACATCTATATCGATACTGGACTTGTCAAGCAATGGCCTAACAGGAAAATTGCCTCATTGGATAGGTAACATGACCAGTCTTTCGTTTCTCAATTTATCGAATAACGGGTTTTACTCAGCGATCCCAGTCGAATTCAAGAATCTTTCACTTCTAATGGATCTTGATCTTCACTCCAATGAATTAACTGGGGATATTAATCATATTTTCTCTAAACAAGTTCAAGAACCATTAGGCCATTTCAACACTATTGATCTCTCAAACAATTTATTCTATGGATCAATTGATGATAGCATTGGACTTAGACCTGCAATGAGTTCAATTCATTCTTTGATTCTATCAAACAACAATTTAGGAGGCTCGATTCCGAATTCGATTACGAAACTGAGCGAATTGTATACGCTAAAATTAGTGAACAATGGTCTGGTTGGCAAAATACCTGAGGAGCTTGGAGGTTTACAGAAGCTGTTTACAATTTTACTTTCAAGAAACAGACTAAGTGGTGCAATTCCTGAGAAAGTATTGAATCTGAAAGAGCTAAAAGAATTTGATGTGTCTAATAACAGATTGAGAGGAAGGATTCCTGCTCATAAAGCTGTAATTCCTGCTTCTGCATTCAAGAACAATCCTGGATTGTGTGGTGCTCCACTTCTTCCTTGTAAACACTTTTAG
- the LOC126678557 gene encoding uncharacterized protein LOC126678557: MRLFFQRIGGIVRDLLLRYWLFVILLSSELLDLPLQGRRFTWKNSLSQSRIDRCLISANAGPIWPQMSLTALPRGQSDHVPIHFRSANVFDWGPKPFRSVNTWWEHKDFSSFVAESWGLNSEVFGDQNKSIKELSQEILVKKIVAKSGLLTETEKYDISKLKTELWTAERRVDSLWVQKSRLKWNVEGDRNTKFFHSVASTHYRNNHIFSIQVGDITFVEPTNIRLHIRNFFSSLYSQSDRIVYDLSGLTFSKVTISQADILIRPFMESEIFGALCSCGINSSFMVLIPKVAGSSNIKDYRPISLVHGLFKLLSKANGLSG, encoded by the exons ATGAGACTCTTTTTCCAGAGGATAGGTGGAATAGTTCGGGATTTACTACTTCGATATTGGCTTTTCGTGATTTTGTTAAGTTCTGAGCTGCTGGATCTCCCTCTTCAGGGAAGACGCTTTACTTGGAAAAATTCACTCTCTCAGTCGCGTATAGACAGATGTTTGATTTCAGCTAATGCCGGGCCTATTTGGCCGCAGATGTCGCTTACTGCTTTACCTAGAGGTCAGTCTGATCACGTCCCTATTCATTTTCGCAGTGCTAATGTTTTTGATTGGGGGCCCAAGCCTTTTCGCTCTGTTAATACTTGGTGGGAGCATAAGGATTTTAGCAGTTTTGTTGCTGAGAGTTGGGGCTTA aattcTGAGGTTTTTGGTGATCAAAACAAAAGTATTAAAGAGCTTTCTCAAGAGATTCTTGTTAAGAAAATTGTTGCAAAATCTGGGCTACTCACTGAGACTGAAAAATATGATATTAGCAAGCTAAAAACAGAATTATGGACAGCGGAGAGAAGAGTGGACTCTTTATGGGTTCAGAAATCTAGGTTGAAATGGAACGTTGAAGGGGACAGAAACACCAAGTTTTTTCATAGTGTGGCTTCTACACATTATAGAAACAACCACATTTTTTCTATTCAAGTGGGAGACATTACTTTTGTTGAGCCTACGAATATCAGACTACATATCAGGAATTTTTTTAGTTCTCTTTACAGTCAAAGTGATAGGATTGTCTATGATTTATCAGGTTTGACTTTTTCAAAAGTCACGATTTCACAAGCTGATATTTTGATTAGACCGTTCATGGAGAGTGAGATTTTTGGTGCTCTTTGTTCTTGCG GTATTAACTCCTCTTTCATGGTTCTGATTCCTAAGGTGGCGGGATCTTCGAATATCAAAGACTACAGACCTATCAGTTTAGTGCATGGCCTTTTCAAGCTTCTTTCGAAG GCAAATGGATTGAGTGGATGA
- the LOC126677318 gene encoding uncharacterized protein LOC126677318 isoform X1 has protein sequence MRRISKPHETDAEHVRRLIFCGTQLSIYIRFYIFIAHRVFHLELGANELTLYAKFIRSNPILFITFICLVLLVIPALLSNYFWETGPIRKNIVVGNLQKCKMLGLSLFVVVIGRLLTEEISDSYCIIILTIEFQGYKNLLLSSKDYGLWDIIVVVSLQILVINLMKGGSWLICYIVSVFLVLVCDCLGGYLSLLPSCFPRNAADIMQVFFFIFIFFVSSYEVVSFLYF, from the exons ATGCGTCGCATTTCAAAACCACATGAGACAGACG CAGAACATGTTCGTCGACTGATTTTCTGTGGGACACAGCTGTCAATCTACattcgtttttatattttcatcgCGCACAGGGTATTCCATCTGGAATTGGGGGCGAATGAATTAACTTTGTATGCTAAATTTATAAGGTCTAATCCCATATTATTTATTACATTCATTTGCTTGGTACTTCTAGTCATCCCTGCGCTGTTATCAAACTACTTTTGGGAGACTGGTCCGATCCGAAAAAACATTGTCGTCGGAAAtttacaaaaatgcaaaatgctCGGATTGAGTTTATTTGTAGTCGTGATAGGCCGACTACTTACGGAGGAAATAAGTGATTCTTACTGTATAATTATTCTTACGATAGAATTCCAGGGATATAAAAATCTTTTGTTATCTTCAAAAGACTACGGTCTTTGGGACATAATCGTCGTGGTTAGTTTGCAGATTCTGGTTATCAATCTGATGAAAGGTGGAAGTTGGTTGATATGTTATATAGTTTCTGTGTTTTTGGTTTTAGTGTGCGACTGCCTGGGCGGGTATCTATCTCTTTTGCCTTCATGTTTCCCAAGGAATGCAGCCGACATTAtgcaagtatttttttttatttttatattttttgtaagtTCTTATGAAGTGGTAAGTTTCTTGTATTTTTGA
- the LOC126677318 gene encoding uncharacterized protein LOC126677318 isoform X2 produces MRRISKPHETDEHVRRLIFCGTQLSIYIRFYIFIAHRVFHLELGANELTLYAKFIRSNPILFITFICLVLLVIPALLSNYFWETGPIRKNIVVGNLQKCKMLGLSLFVVVIGRLLTEEISDSYCIIILTIEFQGYKNLLLSSKDYGLWDIIVVVSLQILVINLMKGGSWLICYIVSVFLVLVCDCLGGYLSLLPSCFPRNAADIMQVFFFIFIFFVSSYEVVSFLYF; encoded by the exons ATGCGTCGCATTTCAAAACCACATGAGACAGACG AACATGTTCGTCGACTGATTTTCTGTGGGACACAGCTGTCAATCTACattcgtttttatattttcatcgCGCACAGGGTATTCCATCTGGAATTGGGGGCGAATGAATTAACTTTGTATGCTAAATTTATAAGGTCTAATCCCATATTATTTATTACATTCATTTGCTTGGTACTTCTAGTCATCCCTGCGCTGTTATCAAACTACTTTTGGGAGACTGGTCCGATCCGAAAAAACATTGTCGTCGGAAAtttacaaaaatgcaaaatgctCGGATTGAGTTTATTTGTAGTCGTGATAGGCCGACTACTTACGGAGGAAATAAGTGATTCTTACTGTATAATTATTCTTACGATAGAATTCCAGGGATATAAAAATCTTTTGTTATCTTCAAAAGACTACGGTCTTTGGGACATAATCGTCGTGGTTAGTTTGCAGATTCTGGTTATCAATCTGATGAAAGGTGGAAGTTGGTTGATATGTTATATAGTTTCTGTGTTTTTGGTTTTAGTGTGCGACTGCCTGGGCGGGTATCTATCTCTTTTGCCTTCATGTTTCCCAAGGAATGCAGCCGACATTAtgcaagtatttttttttatttttatattttttgtaagtTCTTATGAAGTGGTAAGTTTCTTGTATTTTTGA